A part of Citrifermentans bremense genomic DNA contains:
- a CDS encoding sensor histidine kinase translates to MPDDLTPEQREEFPNSPLDISGLDPKAALLLQDLQGRLARVEAENAQLRRVIESGRSDEDGYRTLYNDTPVMLHSIDRNGRIFGVSNYWVEVLGYQREEAIGRKSTDFLTEESRRYAEEVVLPEFFRTGFCRNVQYQVVKKNGEILDVLLFASAEFDARGEVLRSLAVMTDVTEWKAAEKALKESEERYRMIVETSQEGIVAVDAQGRVTYANLQFAEMLGLEPGEVVGRLFLEFVDDCLHDEVAAKVKSREQGLSEHYETILLRKGGTRVWASVSAIPVKGVDGDFTGAFAMVSDVTKRKQAAEEIEVLHTHLSARACELELANEELEAFSYTVSHDLRRPLTAINGFSQVLLELYGPGMDPQCREYLQEILNGSIRMNHLIDTLLNFSRRSKAESAREEVEITPMVEELCAELRRAEPQRNVSLAIQSGVRGVGDAHLLRVVLDNLLGNAWKYSAKKDCSEIAFGTVEHQGKTAYFVRDNGAGFDMALGDLLFKPFQRLHDARDFEGTGIGLASVQRIIQRHGGQIWAESQPGKGATFYFTLG, encoded by the coding sequence ATGCCAGACGACCTGACGCCGGAGCAGCGGGAGGAATTTCCCAACTCTCCACTCGACATCTCCGGGCTCGATCCCAAGGCCGCCCTGTTACTGCAGGATCTGCAGGGGAGGCTGGCGCGGGTCGAGGCAGAGAATGCGCAGCTGCGCCGCGTCATCGAATCCGGGCGTTCCGACGAGGATGGCTATCGCACCCTCTACAACGATACCCCCGTGATGCTGCACTCCATCGACCGCAACGGGCGGATCTTTGGCGTGAGCAACTACTGGGTCGAGGTCCTGGGCTACCAGCGGGAGGAGGCGATAGGGCGCAAATCCACCGATTTTCTAACCGAGGAGTCGCGCCGCTATGCAGAAGAGGTGGTACTGCCTGAATTCTTCCGCACCGGTTTTTGCCGCAACGTCCAGTACCAGGTGGTGAAAAAGAACGGCGAGATCCTGGACGTGCTCCTCTTCGCCTCGGCCGAATTCGATGCCAGGGGCGAGGTGCTGCGTTCCCTCGCCGTCATGACTGACGTCACCGAGTGGAAGGCAGCGGAAAAGGCCTTGAAGGAAAGCGAAGAGCGCTACCGCATGATAGTCGAGACCTCGCAGGAGGGGATTGTCGCCGTCGATGCCCAGGGGCGCGTAACCTACGCCAACCTGCAGTTCGCCGAGATGCTGGGCCTTGAGCCCGGCGAGGTAGTCGGTCGTCTTTTCCTGGAGTTCGTCGACGACTGCCTTCACGACGAGGTAGCTGCCAAAGTGAAGAGCCGGGAGCAGGGGCTCTCCGAGCATTACGAGACCATCCTGCTGCGCAAGGGGGGCACCAGGGTGTGGGCCAGCGTCTCCGCCATTCCCGTAAAGGGGGTGGACGGGGATTTCACCGGGGCGTTCGCCATGGTGTCGGACGTCACCAAGCGCAAACAGGCGGCCGAGGAGATAGAGGTGCTGCACACCCATCTTTCGGCGCGCGCCTGCGAGCTGGAGCTTGCCAACGAGGAACTGGAGGCTTTCAGCTATACGGTTTCCCACGACTTGAGAAGGCCGCTCACCGCCATCAACGGCTTCAGCCAGGTGCTGCTCGAACTCTACGGTCCGGGGATGGACCCGCAGTGCAGGGAATACCTGCAGGAGATCCTCAACGGCAGCATCAGGATGAACCACCTGATCGACACGCTGCTCAACTTCTCACGCAGAAGCAAAGCAGAGTCGGCCCGGGAAGAGGTGGAGATAACCCCGATGGTGGAGGAACTTTGCGCGGAGCTCAGGCGCGCCGAGCCTCAGCGCAACGTCTCCCTGGCAATCCAGTCCGGAGTGCGCGGCGTTGGCGACGCGCATCTTTTGCGGGTGGTCCTCGACAACCTGCTGGGCAACGCCTGGAAGTACTCCGCCAAAAAGGATTGCAGCGAGATCGCCTTCGGCACGGTGGAGCACCAGGGGAAGACCGCCTACTTTGTCAGGGACAACGGGGCCGGTTTCGACATGGCACTGGGGGATCTGCTGTTCAAACCGTTCCAGCGCCTTCACGACGCCCGCGATTTCGAGGGGACCGGCATCGGGCTGGCCAGCGTGCAACGCATCATTCAGCGACACGGGGGGCAGATCTGGGCCGAGAGCCAACCCGGAAAGGGTGCGACTTTCTACTTCACCCTGGGCTAG
- a CDS encoding helix-turn-helix domain-containing protein, with protein MNELRQGETAVGIGDLAKEYGLTTRTLRYWEEVGIIESLKRQDGAAREFTPYYFRRIKFILRLKELGLSIREMQDLYLAYGEAKNTEKMIPRLIEILEQHTGKVDGKMAQLASLRKEIVEYRQKMLTRLASGQA; from the coding sequence ATGAACGAATTAAGACAGGGCGAGACGGCTGTGGGGATAGGTGACTTGGCGAAGGAGTACGGGCTGACCACCCGAACCCTGCGTTACTGGGAAGAAGTGGGAATCATCGAATCGCTTAAGCGGCAGGACGGTGCTGCACGGGAGTTCACCCCCTATTACTTCAGAAGGATCAAATTCATCCTCCGGCTGAAGGAACTGGGGTTGAGCATCCGCGAGATGCAGGACCTCTACCTGGCCTATGGCGAGGCGAAGAACACGGAGAAGATGATCCCGCGCCTGATAGAGATTCTGGAGCAGCACACCGGCAAGGTGGATGGGAAAATGGCGCAGCTCGCCTCGCTTAGGAAGGAAATCGTGGAATACAGGCAGAAGATGCTCACCCGTCTTGCGTCTGGGCAAGCGTAG
- a CDS encoding IclR family transcriptional regulator, which yields MKKKRPKGGTQPQRMDMAMELLQTLAGEEKTCSLSALARRAGISRYRTKRLLESLEQKEAGGSPQPKVNGAGQARGVMEAFYGSIAREVRPVMESLARKHKEAVYMTFLKGDEVLFVDVAEVEAVGKGEPLVGRRFPFFKNAAGKVMRAIDSWDLLEKIGKSWRRGRFGFPELSDLRRELELIREKGFAVECGGMGEGIITVAVAVRDYAGKVVGALTLLGPSVRLIGSRLEEEIIPSLRVSGELLSMKFGYARP from the coding sequence ATGAAGAAAAAGCGTCCAAAAGGGGGAACGCAGCCGCAACGGATGGACATGGCCATGGAGCTCTTGCAGACGCTGGCCGGGGAGGAAAAAACCTGCTCCCTTTCCGCGCTCGCCAGGAGAGCCGGGATCAGCAGGTATCGGACCAAGCGTCTATTGGAGAGCCTAGAACAGAAGGAGGCGGGGGGAAGTCCGCAGCCGAAGGTGAACGGAGCCGGGCAGGCACGGGGGGTGATGGAGGCCTTCTATGGCAGCATCGCTAGGGAAGTGCGTCCTGTCATGGAGTCGCTGGCGCGAAAGCACAAAGAGGCGGTGTATATGACCTTCCTTAAGGGAGACGAGGTCCTGTTCGTCGACGTGGCCGAGGTCGAGGCCGTTGGGAAGGGGGAGCCCCTTGTAGGTAGAAGGTTCCCCTTCTTCAAAAACGCCGCCGGCAAGGTGATGCGCGCCATAGACTCCTGGGACCTCTTGGAGAAGATCGGCAAGAGCTGGCGCCGCGGCCGGTTCGGCTTTCCTGAGCTGTCGGATCTGCGGCGCGAACTTGAGCTGATCCGGGAAAAGGGTTTTGCCGTGGAGTGCGGCGGCATGGGGGAGGGGATCATCACCGTGGCCGTCGCTGTCAGGGATTACGCGGGCAAGGTGGTCGGCGCGCTCACGCTGTTGGGGCCGTCGGTACGCCTGATCGGCTCGCGTCTGGAAGAGGAGATCATACCCTCGCTGCGTGTGAGCGGCGAGCTGCTTTCCATGAAATTCGGCTATGCAAGGCCGTGA
- a CDS encoding DUF485 domain-containing protein: MAETSYDWEKIANNSKFLELKNKKRSFLFSWWIISTIYYLLLPVISGYFPEAFRIKVIGPINFGYLFILSQFVVAIGVAAYYAHVANKDFDRLTKQLLDVLN; encoded by the coding sequence ATGGCGGAAACGAGTTACGACTGGGAGAAGATAGCAAACAACAGCAAGTTTTTGGAACTGAAGAACAAGAAGAGGAGTTTTCTGTTCAGCTGGTGGATCATCTCGACCATCTATTACCTGCTTCTCCCGGTCATCTCAGGCTATTTTCCGGAAGCCTTCCGGATAAAGGTGATCGGTCCCATCAATTTCGGCTACCTCTTCATCCTCTCCCAGTTCGTGGTCGCAATCGGCGTTGCGGCGTACTACGCCCACGTCGCCAACAAGGATTTCGACCGGCTGACCAAGCAGCTGCTCGACGTGCTCAATTAA
- a CDS encoding solute symporter family protein — translation MKGRIAALTLTLTLSVCAAAPLAAAAQAGAAAAPPSQAAVAPAAKVTPAAATAAAPAAKAASAKVDSQPAKVTPNRGITIGMFALIIAITMGVVVWAAKKTQTAADFYTAGGGITGLQNGWAIAGDYMSAASFLGMSGLISLYGIDGFMYAVGPMFSFIAILLVIAEPCRNAGKYTLGDILSFRSSPKVVRGVAALSTVTVSIFYLIAQMVGAGKLMQMLIGIPYRVSVIGVGALMVAYVVFGGMKATTWVQIIKASLLMGATTLLCILVAAKAGFNPVSFFTDIVNNPAIQDHVRLNVLKDAVPKAGMDYGQRFLEPGLFLKSPLDQISLGIAWALGAAGLPHILMRFFTVPSAKEARKSIIIALFLNSSFFFMISIIGFGAALYLTPQGILAVDKGGNMATLLLAQHMGGGAGSLGGDIFLAFICAVAFATILAVVSGLVLAASAAIAHDVYVNIIKDGKADQHLQVKVARITSLFVGTSAILMGLAAEKENVVALVALAFAVAASGNFPVVMLSLFWKKFNTAGIVSGLVVGTVTALALVMVSPVMTYPKKVAADAKKIVDTLEQKQATGVALADKELKTLEKSRVEYEKNKNGSSMVGLDKPIFPLKNPGIVSVPLGFLAAVFGCLLFRDRRAEDMFAEIDVRQNTGLGIAKASDH, via the coding sequence ATGAAAGGAAGAATCGCCGCTTTAACGCTTACTCTTACGCTCTCCGTCTGCGCCGCCGCTCCCCTCGCAGCAGCAGCCCAGGCAGGGGCTGCCGCCGCACCCCCATCGCAGGCTGCAGTAGCGCCTGCGGCAAAGGTCACGCCTGCAGCCGCGACCGCGGCGGCGCCCGCCGCCAAGGCCGCTTCAGCCAAAGTCGACTCCCAACCCGCCAAGGTGACCCCAAACCGCGGCATCACCATCGGCATGTTCGCCCTCATCATCGCCATCACCATGGGAGTGGTGGTCTGGGCCGCGAAGAAGACGCAGACGGCGGCCGACTTCTACACCGCGGGGGGCGGGATCACGGGACTGCAAAACGGCTGGGCCATAGCCGGGGACTACATGTCCGCCGCCTCGTTCCTGGGGATGTCCGGGCTCATCTCGCTCTACGGCATCGACGGCTTCATGTACGCGGTGGGGCCCATGTTCTCCTTCATCGCCATCCTGCTGGTCATCGCCGAACCCTGCCGCAATGCCGGCAAGTACACGCTGGGTGACATCCTCTCCTTCAGGTCGTCGCCCAAGGTGGTGCGCGGGGTGGCGGCACTTTCCACCGTCACCGTCTCCATCTTCTACCTGATTGCGCAGATGGTGGGCGCAGGGAAGCTGATGCAGATGCTGATCGGGATCCCTTACCGCGTTTCCGTCATCGGGGTTGGGGCCCTCATGGTCGCCTACGTCGTCTTCGGCGGCATGAAGGCGACCACCTGGGTGCAGATCATCAAAGCCTCGCTTTTGATGGGTGCCACCACGCTCCTCTGCATCCTCGTCGCAGCCAAGGCAGGCTTCAACCCGGTTTCCTTCTTCACCGACATCGTGAACAACCCCGCCATCCAGGACCATGTCAGGCTGAACGTGCTGAAGGATGCCGTTCCCAAGGCGGGGATGGATTACGGCCAGCGCTTCCTGGAGCCCGGGCTCTTCCTGAAAAGCCCGCTGGACCAGATCTCGCTGGGGATTGCCTGGGCGCTCGGCGCCGCCGGCCTGCCGCACATCCTGATGCGCTTTTTCACCGTCCCCAGCGCCAAGGAGGCGCGCAAGTCGATCATCATCGCACTTTTCCTCAACTCCAGCTTCTTCTTCATGATCAGCATCATCGGCTTCGGCGCGGCACTCTACCTGACCCCCCAGGGGATCCTGGCGGTGGACAAGGGCGGGAACATGGCGACGCTGCTCCTGGCCCAGCACATGGGTGGCGGGGCCGGAAGCCTCGGGGGAGACATTTTCCTCGCCTTCATCTGCGCCGTCGCCTTCGCCACTATCCTCGCCGTGGTCTCTGGCCTCGTGCTCGCGGCCTCCGCGGCCATCGCCCACGACGTCTACGTGAACATCATCAAGGACGGCAAGGCCGACCAGCACCTGCAGGTGAAGGTTGCCCGCATCACCTCCCTGTTCGTCGGCACCTCCGCTATTCTCATGGGCCTCGCCGCCGAGAAGGAGAACGTGGTGGCGCTGGTGGCGCTGGCCTTCGCGGTCGCCGCCTCGGGTAACTTCCCGGTGGTCATGCTCTCGCTGTTCTGGAAGAAGTTCAACACCGCGGGGATCGTCTCCGGCCTGGTAGTCGGGACCGTTACCGCCCTCGCACTGGTGATGGTATCGCCGGTGATGACCTATCCCAAGAAGGTGGCAGCCGACGCCAAGAAGATCGTCGATACCCTGGAGCAGAAGCAGGCAACCGGCGTGGCGCTGGCGGACAAAGAGCTGAAGACCCTGGAGAAGTCGCGGGTCGAATATGAGAAGAACAAGAACGGCAGCTCCATGGTAGGCCTCGACAAGCCGATCTTCCCGCTGAAAAACCCGGGGATCGTCTCGGTGCCGCTGGGCTTCCTGGCCGCAGTCTTTGGTTGCCTCTTGTTCCGCGACCGCCGCGCCGAGGATATGTTCGCCGAGATCGACGTACGGCAGAACACCGGCCTTGGGATAGCCAAGGCGAGCGACCACTAG
- a CDS encoding DUF6125 family protein, translating to MTTKTALQETPETVAGDEGVQLLYSLSKEELVRIITDDAKNWLAHDGVWFQSLEKKFGMDVAVDIDTDAWRLFTVIEAKRIMERLGLKPGGGVPALVECLKHRFYARLNLQQCLEVTETRAVFRMIDCRVQSARKRKGLPDHPCKSVGIVEYSGFASTIDPRIQTKCLACPPDEHPEEFWCAWEFTLKP from the coding sequence ATGACGACAAAGACGGCTTTACAGGAAACACCGGAAACCGTTGCCGGCGACGAGGGCGTCCAGCTCCTCTATTCGCTGAGCAAGGAGGAACTGGTCCGGATAATCACCGACGACGCCAAGAACTGGCTGGCCCACGACGGGGTCTGGTTCCAGTCGCTGGAGAAGAAGTTCGGCATGGACGTGGCGGTCGACATCGACACCGACGCCTGGAGGCTTTTTACCGTCATCGAGGCGAAGCGGATCATGGAGCGGCTGGGGCTGAAACCGGGCGGGGGGGTTCCCGCACTGGTGGAGTGCCTGAAGCACCGCTTTTACGCACGCCTCAACCTGCAGCAATGCCTGGAGGTGACGGAGACCCGGGCCGTCTTTCGCATGATCGACTGCCGGGTCCAGTCCGCCCGCAAGCGCAAGGGGCTCCCGGACCATCCCTGCAAATCCGTGGGCATCGTCGAATACTCCGGGTTCGCCAGCACCATCGACCCGCGCATCCAGACGAAGTGCCTCGCATGCCCCCCGGACGAACATCCGGAGGAGTTCTGGTGCGCCTGGGAGTTCACCCTGAAGCCCTGA
- the icmF gene encoding fused isobutyryl-CoA mutase/GTPase IcmF, with translation MHTAAAAPYKSKNKIRFVTATSLFDGHDASTNIIRRMLQASGVEVIHLGHNRSVEAIVSAAIQEDAQGIAVSCYQGGHIPFFKYIRDLLKERGAEQVKVFGGGGGVIVPEEIKEIESYGVSKIFSPEDGRRMGLQGMINHMLELCDFHVERDLQAEIERLKGRDVRAVNALITLAEQAVHEHNQGYGVVRETIRGMGREVPTLGITGTGGAGKSSLTDELVRRFIRDFPDKSVAILAVDPSRQRTGGALLGDRIRMNSINTDRVYMRSLATRDSRSELSAAISDAIDVVRAAGFDLIIVETSGIGQGDAGVVEICDVSLYVMTCEFGAPTQLEKIDMLDFADLVALNKFERKGAEDALRNVRKQYRRNRNLFELPDEELPIFGTIASQFNDPGTNVLYLAVLNSFNGKKELGWRSQLAAPEGDSLKQYIIPPDRIHYLGEIVQTARSYRKNVESQSRIARSLFQLKGARDQVKGEGTKDELDRLIASTDAELQEEPRRIIEGWAELKASYKQDALVTRVRDKEIRTELFTSSLSGSRIPRVCVPDYEEWGEIVKWSLKENLPGYFPYTAGVFPFKRAEEDPKRQFAGEGTPERTNRRFHYLCQDDGAKRLSTAFDSVTLYGEDPDYPPDVYGKVGESGVSVCTVEDVQKLYAGFDLCAPSTSVSITINGPAPMMLAMFFNAAIEQQVEKFRKEQGREPSAPEYQEIKSCTLKTVRGTVQADILKEDQGQNTCIFSTEFALKMMGDIQQYFIEQQVRNYYSVSISGYHIAEAGANPISQLAFTLSNGFTYVEYYLSRGMHIDDFAPNLSYFFSNGLDPEYTVIGRVARRIWAVVMREKYGANERSQKLKYHIQTSGRSLHAQEMDFNDIRTTLQALMAIYDNCNSLHTNAYDEAVTTPTEESVRRAMAVQMIITKELGLARNENPLQGAFIIDELTDLVEEAVLAEFEKIDQRGGVLGAMETQYQRSKIQDESMLYEHKKHSGELPIIGVNTFLNPRAGEEGYQVPGELARATAEEKEQQIRNLRAFQERNKEKAPLALKRLQEVAVSGGNIFDELMETVKVASLGQITRALYQVGGEYRRNM, from the coding sequence ATGCACACCGCAGCCGCGGCGCCCTATAAATCCAAGAACAAGATCCGTTTCGTCACGGCCACGAGCCTCTTCGACGGCCATGACGCTTCCACCAACATCATCCGGCGGATGCTCCAGGCCTCGGGGGTCGAGGTGATCCACCTGGGGCACAACCGCTCGGTGGAGGCGATCGTCTCCGCCGCCATCCAGGAGGACGCCCAGGGGATCGCGGTGAGCTGTTACCAGGGGGGACACATCCCTTTCTTCAAGTACATCCGCGATCTTTTGAAGGAGCGGGGCGCGGAGCAGGTGAAGGTATTCGGCGGGGGGGGAGGGGTCATCGTCCCGGAGGAGATCAAGGAGATCGAGAGCTACGGGGTCAGCAAGATCTTCTCGCCGGAAGACGGCCGCCGCATGGGGCTGCAGGGGATGATCAACCACATGCTGGAGCTTTGCGACTTCCACGTGGAGCGCGATCTGCAGGCGGAGATAGAGCGGTTGAAGGGGCGGGACGTGCGCGCCGTGAACGCCCTGATCACCCTCGCCGAGCAGGCGGTTCACGAGCATAACCAGGGGTATGGGGTGGTGCGCGAGACCATCCGCGGCATGGGGCGCGAGGTTCCGACGCTCGGCATCACCGGGACCGGCGGTGCCGGCAAGAGCTCGCTCACCGACGAGCTGGTGCGCCGCTTCATCAGGGACTTCCCGGACAAAAGCGTGGCCATTCTCGCCGTCGACCCTTCGCGCCAGAGGACCGGCGGAGCGCTTCTGGGGGATCGGATCAGGATGAACTCGATCAACACGGACCGGGTCTACATGCGCTCGCTCGCCACCCGCGACTCCCGCTCGGAACTCTCCGCCGCCATCAGCGATGCAATCGACGTGGTACGGGCGGCTGGGTTCGACCTGATCATCGTGGAAACCTCCGGCATCGGGCAGGGGGACGCGGGAGTGGTCGAGATCTGCGATGTCTCGCTCTACGTCATGACCTGCGAGTTCGGCGCCCCGACGCAGCTGGAGAAGATCGACATGCTCGATTTCGCCGACCTGGTCGCGCTCAACAAGTTCGAGAGGAAGGGGGCCGAGGACGCGCTTAGGAACGTGCGCAAGCAGTACCGCCGCAACCGCAACCTCTTCGAGCTCCCCGACGAGGAGCTCCCGATCTTCGGCACCATCGCCTCGCAGTTCAACGATCCCGGCACCAACGTCCTCTACCTCGCGGTCTTGAACAGCTTCAACGGGAAGAAGGAGCTTGGCTGGCGCTCGCAGCTCGCCGCGCCCGAAGGCGACAGCCTGAAGCAGTACATCATCCCGCCGGACCGGATCCATTACCTCGGGGAGATCGTACAGACGGCGCGCAGCTACAGAAAGAACGTGGAGAGCCAGTCGAGGATCGCCCGGAGCCTGTTCCAGCTCAAGGGGGCCAGGGACCAGGTAAAGGGGGAGGGGACAAAAGACGAGCTGGACCGGCTTATTGCCAGCACGGACGCGGAGCTGCAGGAGGAGCCCAGGCGCATCATCGAGGGGTGGGCAGAGCTTAAGGCGAGCTACAAGCAGGACGCGCTGGTGACCCGGGTGCGGGACAAGGAAATAAGGACCGAGCTTTTCACCAGCTCGCTTTCCGGCTCGCGCATCCCCAGGGTCTGCGTCCCCGATTACGAGGAATGGGGGGAGATCGTCAAGTGGAGCCTGAAGGAGAACCTCCCCGGCTACTTCCCGTACACGGCGGGGGTCTTCCCCTTCAAGCGCGCGGAGGAGGACCCCAAGCGCCAGTTCGCCGGCGAGGGAACCCCGGAGCGGACCAACCGCCGCTTCCATTACCTCTGTCAGGACGACGGCGCCAAAAGGCTCTCGACCGCCTTCGACAGCGTGACCCTTTACGGCGAGGACCCGGACTACCCGCCCGACGTCTACGGAAAGGTGGGGGAAAGCGGGGTCTCGGTCTGCACCGTCGAGGACGTGCAGAAGCTCTACGCCGGGTTCGACCTCTGCGCCCCCTCCACCAGCGTTTCCATAACCATCAACGGCCCCGCGCCGATGATGCTCGCCATGTTCTTCAACGCCGCCATCGAGCAGCAGGTGGAGAAGTTCAGGAAGGAGCAGGGGCGCGAGCCGTCGGCGCCGGAGTACCAGGAGATAAAATCCTGCACCCTGAAGACCGTGCGCGGCACGGTGCAGGCGGACATCCTCAAGGAGGACCAGGGGCAGAATACCTGCATCTTCTCCACGGAATTCGCCCTGAAGATGATGGGGGACATCCAGCAGTACTTCATCGAGCAGCAGGTGAGAAACTACTACTCCGTTTCCATCAGCGGCTACCACATCGCGGAGGCGGGGGCGAACCCGATCTCGCAGCTCGCCTTCACCCTCTCCAACGGCTTCACCTACGTCGAGTATTACCTCTCGCGCGGGATGCACATCGACGATTTCGCCCCCAACCTCTCCTACTTCTTCTCCAACGGCCTCGACCCGGAGTACACGGTGATCGGGCGGGTGGCGCGGCGGATATGGGCGGTGGTGATGCGGGAGAAGTACGGCGCCAACGAGCGGAGCCAGAAGCTCAAGTACCACATCCAGACCAGCGGCCGGTCGCTGCACGCGCAGGAGATGGACTTCAACGACATCCGCACCACGCTGCAGGCTCTCATGGCGATCTACGACAACTGCAACTCGCTGCACACCAACGCCTACGACGAGGCGGTGACGACCCCCACCGAGGAGTCGGTGCGACGGGCCATGGCGGTACAGATGATCATCACCAAGGAGCTCGGGCTTGCCAGGAACGAGAACCCGCTACAGGGAGCGTTCATCATCGACGAGCTGACTGATCTCGTGGAGGAGGCTGTCCTTGCCGAGTTCGAGAAGATCGACCAGCGAGGCGGGGTGCTGGGTGCAATGGAGACCCAGTACCAGCGGAGCAAGATCCAGGACGAATCTATGCTCTACGAGCACAAGAAGCACTCGGGCGAGCTTCCCATCATCGGGGTCAACACCTTCCTCAACCCTCGCGCGGGGGAGGAGGGGTACCAGGTCCCGGGAGAGCTGGCGCGCGCCACTGCGGAAGAGAAGGAGCAGCAGATCCGGAACCTGCGCGCTTTCCAGGAGCGGAACAAGGAGAAGGCCCCGCTGGCCCTGAAGCGCCTCCAGGAGGTTGCCGTATCCGGAGGCAACATCTTCGACGAACTGATGGAGACGGTGAAGGTGGCGTCCTTGGGGCAGATCACCCGCGCGCTGTACCAGGTGGGGGGGGAGTACCGGCGCAACATGTAG
- a CDS encoding nitroreductase family protein produces MDVFEAINGRRSIRKYKDAPVEWEKVGQVLDAARLAPSWKNMQCWRFLVLNSEGRKNALLDAFPEENPGKKALAQAPVIIVVCADPIQSGVENGIEYYVADAAIAFEHICLAAHGLGLGTCWMGWYDEPAIKAALAIPAGIRVIGVTPLGYPDQEPKPRPRKELNEIAYYNDWGVTDAEEAGIAAENCQAATGT; encoded by the coding sequence ATGGACGTATTCGAGGCGATCAACGGCAGAAGGAGCATCCGGAAATACAAGGACGCTCCGGTCGAATGGGAGAAGGTGGGGCAGGTGCTCGACGCCGCGAGGCTCGCCCCCTCGTGGAAGAACATGCAGTGCTGGCGCTTCCTGGTGTTGAACTCGGAGGGGAGGAAAAACGCGCTGCTCGACGCCTTCCCGGAGGAGAACCCGGGGAAGAAGGCTCTGGCCCAGGCACCGGTAATCATAGTGGTATGCGCCGATCCGATCCAGTCCGGCGTGGAGAACGGCATCGAGTACTACGTAGCCGACGCCGCCATCGCCTTCGAGCACATCTGTCTCGCCGCGCACGGTCTCGGACTTGGCACCTGCTGGATGGGATGGTATGATGAGCCCGCCATCAAGGCGGCGCTGGCCATTCCGGCCGGGATCAGGGTCATCGGCGTGACGCCGTTGGGGTATCCCGACCAGGAGCCTAAGCCGCGCCCGCGCAAGGAATTGAATGAAATTGCCTACTACAACGATTGGGGGGTGACGGATGCTGAAGAGGCAGGAATCGCAGCAGAGAATTGCCAGGCTGCAACAGGAACTTAA
- a CDS encoding M24 family metallopeptidase yields the protein MLKRQESQQRIARLQQELKAKGIDGALFIYPIDVYYFTGTRQNSTLWVPAEGKPRLMVRKSVSRAVNESCIEETVPFPSSKEFPGLFPPELQKIGFTFDVAPVQQYNYYAKLLPGREFVDVSAINREIRSVKSEWELGQMRESGDRICQVFREVPGFLKEGMREVDLAAEFECRLRKAGSEGYVRMRAFNQELFQGLAVSSATACEPGFFDGAVTGQGMSSASPHGASAAVISANAPVLVDYTGIFNGYIVDITRFFVIGKLAPELEHGFATALAIQKYLVDNLKPGASCEELFLKAAEMAEEAGLARNFMGAPGENARFVGHGVGLELDEFPVLAQGFKVPLQEGQTIAIEPKFVFPGQGVIGIENTFAVGKNGGVKLTDMPDEIVYL from the coding sequence ATGCTGAAGAGGCAGGAATCGCAGCAGAGAATTGCCAGGCTGCAACAGGAACTTAAGGCAAAGGGGATCGACGGGGCGCTCTTCATCTACCCCATCGACGTCTACTATTTCACCGGCACCCGCCAGAACTCGACGCTCTGGGTCCCGGCCGAGGGGAAACCGCGGCTGATGGTGCGCAAGAGCGTCTCTAGGGCGGTGAATGAAAGCTGCATCGAGGAGACGGTACCGTTTCCTTCCAGCAAGGAGTTTCCGGGACTGTTCCCGCCCGAACTGCAGAAGATCGGCTTCACCTTCGACGTGGCGCCGGTACAGCAGTACAACTACTACGCGAAGCTCTTGCCGGGGCGGGAGTTCGTCGACGTCTCCGCGATCAACCGCGAGATCCGCTCCGTTAAGTCGGAGTGGGAACTTGGGCAGATGAGGGAAAGCGGCGACCGGATCTGCCAGGTCTTCAGGGAGGTCCCGGGGTTCCTGAAGGAGGGGATGCGCGAGGTGGACCTGGCGGCCGAGTTCGAATGCCGACTCAGGAAAGCGGGGAGCGAAGGTTACGTCCGGATGCGCGCCTTCAACCAGGAGCTGTTCCAGGGGCTAGCCGTATCTTCCGCAACGGCCTGCGAACCGGGCTTTTTCGACGGCGCCGTCACCGGGCAAGGGATGTCCAGCGCCTCCCCGCATGGCGCTTCCGCCGCTGTGATCAGCGCCAACGCCCCGGTCCTTGTCGACTATACCGGCATCTTCAACGGCTACATCGTGGACATCACCCGGTTTTTCGTCATAGGGAAGCTGGCGCCCGAGCTGGAGCACGGCTTTGCCACGGCGCTGGCCATACAGAAATACCTGGTGGACAACCTGAAACCGGGGGCGAGCTGCGAGGAGCTCTTCCTGAAAGCGGCCGAAATGGCTGAAGAAGCCGGCCTGGCCCGCAACTTCATGGGGGCTCCCGGAGAGAACGCCCGCTTCGTGGGGCACGGTGTGGGGCTGGAACTGGACGAGTTTCCGGTGCTGGCGCAAGGTTTCAAGGTGCCTCTGCAGGAAGGGCAGACCATAGCGATCGAGCCGAAGTTCGTCTTCCCGGGCCAGGGCGTCATAGGGATCGAGAACACCTTTGCCGTCGGCAAAAACGGCGGCGTGAAACTGACCGACATGCCGGACGAGATCGTGTACCTTTAG